TTGCAGcaacaaaatcataatttccTTTTGTGTTCAAGTCAAACTGTATCAAGCCCCCCTCAACTTTGAGCTTGAcatctttatcttcttcttcctggCCTCCCTGTGGGTAAATATGGATGCCTGATCCATTGGCCTTTCTGTAAATTTCATTCATCTgtagcattttttcttttctatctcctTCATTCATATTCTCCATGAGGCTTGATAAGGCCAAATTGAAGTCAGTTAATTGTGCCTTTGCTGCTTCTATAGTACTAGGGCCATTCATATCAAGGGAAAGACTCTTTTGGGCTTTCTCTAATATAGCTTGCAAGTACTTCCCTTGAGCCTCTATTCTCATCTGCAGTTTCTTCTGTACCTAATGGTAATAATGTATAGATCAGCAACAGAGAATATATAACACTTTTCTTTGCATAAAGTAGCAAAATTTGTGGCAATATACCTCAAGCTGCTCTTGTAATCTTTTCTGAACTTCAAGCTGACACTTGAGTGCTTCTGCAATTGGGATTTCTCTGTTTCATTTGCAGCATTATTTAGTATGAAGGTGGTGTAAAATAAAATACGGTCACTGGATGAATCTTAAGAGATACTAATTCTACAATTTAGATAACATAACTGGTTTATTATTGGTGAAAATGAGAAAGGCCAGAGGAGGCAAAGGATACAACCACAAATAGCAATTATTACAATCAACCCGACAACAAGCAAATATGTCActaaaaaaaaccaacaaatagTGATGCCTGGCTTAGTGttgttttaacaaaatgacactAGTAGCCGTCACTTGCAAGGGCAAATGACGCCTCTCATAATGAGGTGTCGATTGCACAGTGAATGACGCCTCTCAAGCGTCAAATAGTTGACGCACACTATTCAAGCATCATCTTTCAAAAGGTGGTGCATTGTCCTAAATGTCACCTTATAGTGACGTTTTTACTGTACAAATATCACCAAATTTGAATCTAGTCATTATGTTTAGATTCTTTTGCCAAATATCACTATGCAAACGTCACTACATCAATAGTGACTTCTTTTGGGCCTAAAACATCATCTTCCAAGAGTCactattttatgattttttttgtagtggacgTATGTCACAACTTACGAAGTGCTAATCACATATGTGTTATTATtctaaaaagactagttaatGTTACAATTGgaaactaacaatttttttgttgataaataatgtatattcaaaCAACGCTTAGAGGGGTGCAATCCatgtacacatgaagtatataagagaaccCTAATCcgaagagaaagaagagcatAAACCtagaaattcagaaaaatttgaaatagtCGGAGTAAGCCAAGCCACTCTCCATGAATATAGTGTTTGTAAACACCAACTTCTTCAAATTGATCAATCCTCTCTCCCAATCATCAAAACTTTGAGCATTCCGCTCTCGCCAAATACACTACATCATACACAATGGAACCATCCGCTATACGTGGAAACTAACACTTATATGAGACCTTTACAATTCACCCACCTAATGTAAGATTAATTTTCTAAGTAGTCACAATTTCTCTTCCtcaaatttcttacattctcctcCTCAGGGCTTATGTCAAGTTGTGATTCCCCAATATCACATGGTATTGCCAAATTGCTATTATCTCAAACGGACTAATCAACATTATAGTTAGTGCTCATTGTAATCACTTAAATAGCATAATCTCACTTAATAAGGAACCAACGTGAAACTTAGTATCTAACAATAAAATAcgtttaataaagataaaagcaccccaaaaaaaaaactcccaaaaTCCTAAAATTGAACTTAAAttaccatatattttttaaaaaagtaacaaaacCAACAAATGTGAGATTAATGGTTTCACATACGTACCCTTGTTCATTATCACCTCTTGAAGAATTGGGACTGGTCCCTGAGGAATGATTACCAAATTGTACACATGTGCCCCCTAAAGTTTACAAACGGCAATGTGTAACTACAGAGAATTTGAAgcataaatgaaaaagaaaaagaaaataaaaaataaagttccaAGCATAAGCAAAATTTTCTTAAGATATGTTCTATATACGTACATTAAAGTATTGCCTCTGGGAAACTTTTCAATTAATTACTTTCTTCGTAGAATTTGTGTGGGAATTCTAAAACTTTTCTGAACAGGAAATTTCTAATGGACTCACCACTGCTCTCGTTGGCTTGTTCTGCCGTACATTGTCTTCTTGATTGTTGTCCAAGTCTGTACTTCTGCatattcatcatcttcattaagttgtgaaatattttaaaaaaatataagtaaaattaGTCGTTGTAATTTATCTGTTTACAATTAGcttcattttaatattatagGAGGCGAATTGTAAATTAGGTAACTCACAaagactaattttgtatttttctcaaatatttaattggaaTTAGAGGTAAATGATGAAAATAATGTTCAAACTTTGTATATATTTACTCTTGTACCATGTCAGATTACTATTtactcaaaagcttaaaatgataaaaagaaaagaaaaagaagtttatttaattatttaatttatattataatataaaattcctTACCACAAAACAAGATTACAAATAAGATCtagataaagaaaaatttatttgcttttctttctttgcagAAGTGTGGCGTGATTAAACCATGTGATCAAAGTTTCCAATTACCTgcaaatggctcttcaaatgatACAATGTCAAGCCCTTCATGCCCATCAACCTCAACACAGACTTGGGAGTTgcttctgaaaaaaaaaattaaaaccctcTCCAAATTAACTTTGCAAGAGAAAGTGGTGGAAAACACCCGTTTGGAAAATAGTGAAAAGAGGCTACAAAAATATCTGTAGTCGACTTGTGAACAGAAAGCTGCAAATTTGGGGTTTAATTTTCTGGTAAGTTACTACATAAGAATTTGGTTAATTAGTTAATTCACTTCTATGGTGCAAGGTTGTACACTTGTAATTGGCCACACCAAGGTTGGAGATAACAAGGTTCTTCTTTTCCACAATTCAGTTCAACAAAATGACATATATAGctagtaattttttatatgagtCGAAAACTTGACATGAATAAAACACGAAAGTAGCAGGTTAGGGTTGAAGGGAgtgacacatttaattaaatgggttgggtTAGAATTaatctatatagttttatacgcATGTATCGACACAACATGAACCTGACACATGACATTTAGAGCTGTTAGTTTTTTACAGGACTTACAAACCCGATATGAACTCAACACAAACTTAGTAAGCTAAAGTTTAGAAGTATGACCTGTTTAGTTAATTGGGTTAGGTTAAGGTTGACATATAATCTCAATACGACCCAAACCCAACATTAGGCTGATAAAGTTTAACACAACCCGCAAATCCGACACGAGCTCAATATGAAATTATTGGATTAGGATTGAGAAgtataacatatttaattaaatgggtcagatTAGGTTGACCTATAACCTCGACAGAACCCAAACTTACATTTGGCAACTTTTAACACGACTCGTAAATCCGACATGAAATTAGCGGGTTAAGATGGAGGAGTATAACCTATGCAATTAAATAGGTCGGATTTTAATTGACTTATCTTGTATCCATGTCTTAACACGACGTGAATCCGACACGTGTCTTAACACGACGTGAATCCGACACGTAACATTTAggactaacaatttttgacacaactgGCAATTCCAACACGAactcaatatgaaattaatagGTTAGGGTTGAGAATGAGTCGGAttataattgatatatatagtcttatatacatGTCTTGACATGACCAAACCCAACACAGAAATTCAAATTGCCACGCACCCCTAATGACATTGACAATTGCGTTTTTCCCTACTTCTTGTATATATATCGTGCACCATAATTAACGTTAAATATAAATATTGCTACACAACTTATTCATTAAATTCTCACATCAgattaaaaaagcaaaattaaCTCCAGCACAATATTCAAAACAAGATAAGATTTTCCATAAAATAAATGTTACTAATCTTTAATGAATAGAAGAAGGAAATGGGCTATACAGCATAGATTCAAAGCCACTTGATTGGGCTACTATCATGAAACATAAATTTGCAACAACTTACCTCAACTTCAAAATAAAACCATATTAATCCTTCACAGGGGaacttaaaaagaagaaagaaaccaagaaacaaaaaagtatatattcacccaagaagaagaaaaaaacagagagaattATAAGTAGCTAGAACAGACTAGTAACGTACTGTCGGGGCCACCAAGCTTAGTGACAGCATCGACAAACCGGTCGTGGAGATCAGCCGTCCACCTCAGCCTCGGCTTCGGGTCTCTGGTCATCACCACCCCATTCTCGTACGGGAAGCACCCTCCTCCTCCAATTCCACCGCCATAATTCCTCTCCATCATCTCCCCCCTACCCCACCCCACAACGCAAAAGAGtcctcaaaacccaaaacccaaaacccaaattcttttcttccgAAAGCAAATTCGAATTCCCAGCTTTTTTGatcactttctctcttttccctGTTCGTTAATTACATTTTCCCACCAGATTGGCGGTCCCATTGACTTTAACAAAAAAGGAGAGGtcccaaaaaaggaaagatgAAAGAGATGTGCAGAGAGAGATTCAGATCAGTTAATGATGAAGGCGGTAATTATGTTATCTCAGATGCCAGGAAAGAAGCAAAAGCAGAGCTTTGTTTCAACGgctatttattataaaatatatattattattataatcattAACGAACATGTAGAGGAAAGCTCGGCGACGAATCTCAAGCGACATGACAGCGTTGTATGCGGACTAGAATATGCTGGAGAACGTTGTGGTGTGCTCCAATGGAGTTCGTTCGCGGCACCTTAGAAccgttggatattcgttgtgggAGAATCGGACGGTGGGCGATGGTGTAGGGACGGACAAATGGTGCACTCGGCGAGGCAGGGGAGGAAGAGAATCGGGTGCCACGTAGATGCCAGCGTGGAATATTCGCCGCAGAACGAGGGGAATAGAATATTCGAGGATTGACGTGGCACGTCTCAAAAGGCCATGTCCCGCATGTGGGAGGAGGACACGTTTCGAAAATTCCGCGAGCGACGGGGTTTTGGAGGTGACGGCAGAATATTCCCTCCGGCCTTGACGAAAAGGCATCAAAGTGGGCCTGTGCTGTGAATTTCTTCCTTCATTATCCAAATCCTTATTGGacgaatttatttatttatttattcatttttattttattttttaagaaataatgataataaaaaaagtaaatatgtTAGTGGGAGGTCACAGAAATCGAATCTTTACAAAGGTCACGGAATTTAGCATAAGTttgcttaattttgtttttagtaagTCAGCctatggttttgtttttttctcctgGCCTAATGGTTGTGCCACTCAtaattggattttattttattttattattatttttaagaataataagTGAGAATGTTCTAAGTTTCAACCTTGGCTAACATCGACACCTTATGGGTACAAGTGAAGAGCGAGCATGGGTTCAAAATTCTAGCAAACTTTGACccgaaaacaaagagaaatattatgctCTCAAATGCATAACTCTCTAACATAGTAGTAAAAATCACTACTAAATTTtgaatctaatagtgatttttacTCCTACGTCAAGAATAATACatttatttgaaacaaaatgaagcatTCACAatagttttcaattattttagcTAGCCAAAATGTTAAAAGGACTCTAAAAAGCTCTCAGTTAGCCTCACCAAATTGGTGAAAAATACTAAGCGTGAACGTGTATAGTACTCACCAAATTGATGAGCGCTGTTCAATcacaaaattgacaaaaaaaaaacattaaaatataggaatattctctttcctctcaattattattattattttctatttcttttatctcatctcctctctctctctctctctctctctctagcatTTATTATGCTCTCGTCTCACTCTAGGCTTatgcccaaaaaaacaaaaagtagagTACTGGTGCTCCCTTGATAGCACAACCACATTGAAGCTAAGACTCTCTTACAACCTAAGAACCACACGCAGCAGATTTTGGCATGTAATAAACAGTAAAAAAGCATTTGTCAAGCTGAATCAGCATTAGCAAAAGCATTTGTCAAGCTGAATCAGcattagcattactcttaaaagggaacttcaaatgttccaacaatgaGATGAAGATCTGTCCTTTGAGGCATgagatcacttcaattcattgcttctaaagtgcccacatcacaacatccttcaagatgatcaggtacaaattttctatcaaggtttagatgatactaacaaagggatggttgactcAGCTTGTGGAAgagcacttatggagaagaataatgaggaagcaatggagctttttgaaacattgagtgagcattcccaacaattccGCTCTAGCCACATCaaatagatagatagatagatagatagatagagagagaaattattagAGGTTTATCAATAGTTCTCTTACATACTAGAGATGTCCAAAATTCTTGTCAGTTTGACATGTAAAAATGTACAAGTTTTATACATGAGACAATTTCTGCTGAAAACCAATTCAACGCCAGAAAGATGAATGATTGATGCACTAGTGAAACTAAAAGCCTTTCTTAGGTGCACTTTGTGCCTTCATCCAtctaccatttaaatatttgaCATGTACCAAGTCTTGCTAACTTACCCTAaaaaggaaccaaaaaaaaaaaaacaaaacaaaaaacaaaacaaaacaaaactcttGCTCATACTAGACAACCTTTGAAACCTTTTCTTAGGGCAGCTTCGTCCAAATTTCTTCCTATGAACACCAGTTTGTTAATTCTCTTCTCATCGGGTCCCCATGTTTTGCCTGGGCAGCCATCCAACGAAGAATGCACCCCCTGAAAGCAAACAACACCATAGGAGAGAAGGACAAAattaggaaaagaaattaaGCTATAATCAACACAATCACAGGTGTGATATCAATATGATAATGAAAGCAACAATAAGAGGAGGAAAATAAGTGCCTGAAAAACATAACGCTGCTCAGAACCACTAACACACAAGATGCCCTTCATTCTGTACAAGTCCTCTCCCTTTTCATCGATCAACCTTTCAAGCCAATCATCAAGCTGGTACAGCAACCACCAATAATCTATTAGTTCATCATATCATATTAGCTTAAGAGCTTATCTTAAGCTGATACAAACGTCAAGTAGAACCCACCCTTAAAAACCAGCTTATAAGGAGAAAGTGCACaaaagttaatatacatataacTAAGATTGCATTTAAGCCATGTGGGATACTTAGGAGCGTAACATACAAACATTTTAATCCAATCCATAGGTCAATCCCTCCATGACTTAACCACAAAGTCGCAACCTATTCGATCCTATACTTGATATGATGGCTGATTATGATGCTAAATTATACAAACTTTATGTAGAACTCATCCTTA
This genomic interval from Corylus avellana chromosome ca3, CavTom2PMs-1.0 contains the following:
- the LOC132176473 gene encoding myb family transcription factor PHL11, with product MMERNYGGGIGGGGCFPYENGVVMTRDPKPRLRWTADLHDRFVDAVTKLGGPDKATPKSVLRLMGMKGLTLYHLKSHLQKYRLGQQSRRQCTAEQANESSGGTCVQFGNHSSGTSPNSSRGDNEQGEIPIAEALKCQLEVQKRLQEQLEVQKKLQMRIEAQGKYLQAILEKAQKSLSLDMNGPSTIEAAKAQLTDFNLALSSLMENMNEGDRKEKMLQMNEIYRKANGSGIHIYPQGGQEEEDKDVKLKVEGGLIQFDLNTKGNYDFVAANGAELESNMLAYRR